The Raphanus sativus cultivar WK10039 chromosome 2, ASM80110v3, whole genome shotgun sequence genome includes a region encoding these proteins:
- the LOC108834146 gene encoding probable nucleoredoxin 3 (The sequence of the model RefSeq protein was modified relative to this genomic sequence to represent the inferred CDS: added 4 bases not found in genome assembly), producing MAVTADYQVQFPENDDIYSILAAEGIEFLLSHSGEVPLEYIHGKTICLFFSANWCRPCKDFTPELVKLYESLQKRGEELEIIFVSFDHDMTLFYEHFWSSMPWLAVPFSLSLRNKLTDKYRVAHIPSLVPLYPDEISVAEDVIGLIEDYGPEAFPFTKKRKEELKAIDDAKRVGGQLEKLLAHESRNYIVSRNGSKVLVSELVGKTIGLYFGAHWCPPFRSFTSQLIDVYNELATSTKGSFEVILVSTDRDSREFNINMTNMPWLAIPYEDRRTRHDLCRIFNVKLIPALVIIGPEGKTVNTNAREMVSLYGSRSYPFTESRIVELEACLKKEGDSFPRKVKDEKHEHELKLDMAKGYVCDYCKKQGKFWAFSCDACDYDLHPTCVEEQEAS from the exons ATGGCAGTAACAGCAGATTACCAAGTCCAGTTTCCCGAAAACGATGATATATACTCTATACTAGCAGCTGAAGGGATTGAGTTCCTTTTGTCACATAGTGGAGAG GTTCCACTGGAATATATTCATGGCAAAACGATCTGTCTCTTCTTCTCTGCAAACTGGTGCAGACCATGCAAGGATTTCACTCCAGAGCTGGTAAAACTCTACGAGAGTCTCCAGAAACGAGGAGAAGAACTCGAGATCATCTTTGTCTCGTTTGATCATGATATGACTTTGTTCTACGAACACTTCTGGTCCTCCATGCCATGGCTCGCAGTTCCCTTCAGTTTAAGCCTACGCAACAAGTTAACCGACAAGTACAGGGTTGCTCATATCCCGTCGCTTGTTCCTCTATATCCAGATGAAATCTCTGTCGCTGAAGACGTTATTGGTCTGATTGAAGACTATGGTCCTGAAGCATTTCCTTTCactaagaagagaaaagaagaactCAAAGCTATTGATGACGCCAAGCGCGTTGGAGGACAGCTAGAGAAACTCCTTGCCCATGAGTCCCGAAATTACATTGTTTCTAGAAATGGAAGTAAG GTACTAGTATCTGAGCTTGTGGGGAAGACCATAGGTTTATACTTTGGTGCACACTGGTGTCCGCCTTTTAGATCCTTCACTTCTCAGCTCATAGATGTGTACAACGAGCTTGCTACCTCCACAAAAGGCTCCTTCGAAGTCATCTTAGTCTCAACAGACAGAGACTCAAGAGAGTTCAACATCAACATGACCAACATGCCATGGCTTGCAATCCCTTACGAGGACAGAAGAACAAGACACGATCTCTGTAGAATCTTCAACGTCAAACTCATACCTGCATTGGTCATCATAGGACCTGAGGGGAAAACGGTGAACACGAACGCGAGAGAAATGGTGTCGCTGTACGGATCGAGGAGTTATCCGTTCACGGAGTCCAGGATCGTCGAGCTAGAAGCTTGTTTGAAGAAAGAAGGGGACTCGTTTCCGAGGAAAGTGAAAGATGAGAAACATGAGCATGAGCTGAAGCTGGATATGGCCAAGGGTTATGTTTGTGATTACTGTAAGAAGCAAGGTAAGTTTTGGGCGTTTTCTTGCGATGCTTGCGATTATGATCTTCATCCTACTTGTGTGGAAGAACAAGAAGCATC